The Gemmatimonadaceae bacterium DNA window GCGCGACCCGGCGCGACTGTCGCGCGACAGCACGCGACACGTTGCCGTGCAATCCGCGGACGTTCCCCTTCGTGAGTCCGGCCTCTCAGGTGATGAATCGGGTCGGGTCAAGTCCGCCGCTGAACGTCGGCGCCGTCGCAGTCCGCGCCGGCCTCTCATCGAAGCGCGAGTGCCGGCCGAGTCGGTTGACATTCAAGCCCGCGGCATGCAGCCGCCGATAGAGCGTCGAGCGGTGGATCCCGATCGATGCCGCCGCGTTCGCGACATCGTATTCATGCCGCTCCAGCAACGAGACCAACGCGGAGGCCGCCGCACTATCGGCGTGCGTCTGCACGTCGGCGCGTACCTGCGCTGGACTCGCGGCGGATGGCCGCATGGGGAGCAAACAAGCGGCGACCAACTCGCGGCTGAGCACCGGCTCGTCAGCCAGCAGCGCGAGACGTTGCGCCAGCAAGCGAAGCTCGCGCACATTGCCGGGCCAATCGTACTGCTGCAGGTGAGCATGTGCAGCGCCCTCGAGTCGTAGGGGCCCGCCATGATACTCCCCCCAGAACGCGGCGAGCAGCTGCGGCACATCCTCCCGGCGTTCGCGCAGCGGCGGCACGGCGATTCGGGCTCCAGCCAATCGGTACCCCAAGTCCGTCCGGAAACTGCCCTCGGCCACGAGCTGTGCCAACGGGATATTGGTAGCGACGACCACACGGAATCGGCTGGTCACATCTTGCTTGGCGCCCACGGGTCGAAATTGTTGCATTTCGATGGCCCGGAGGAGCTTTCCCTGATTGGCCAGGCTCAGTGTGCCGATCTCATCGAAGAATGCCGTACCGTCGTGCGCCTCCTGCAGGAAGCCGCGGCTGCTGTCATGCGCTCCAGTGAAGGCCCCACGGGTGTGTCCGAAGAGCGTAGCTTCGAACATGGCCTCGGGAATCGCACAGACGTTGAACGGGACCAGGGGCCCGCGCCGTCTCGATACGTGATGGATGGCCCGCGCGACGAGTTCTTTGCCGACGCCGGTCTCTCCTTCGATCAGCACGGGAAGGTCGCCAGGACCGACGCGCTGCACCAGCGCGCGCACATCGTGCATGGCGCGGCTCTGGCCCAGCAATTCGTGCACGGCACCGTTCATCGGTCCTCCGGCGGAATGCGACTGCGCAGGGGAGACGTCACGGCGTCGGCGTCCGCGTCGTCCCGAATGATGCGGGGGGTCAAGAACACATAGAGCTCCGTATCGCTGGTCCGTCTCGTGGTCCGACCAAAGAGTCCTCCGACCCACGGGATGGACGAGAGCACCGGCACGCCGCTCTGGGACTGGTCCTGCTGGCGATCGGTCAGGCCACCCAAGGCAATCGTCTGCTTGTCGCGAATCAGCAGTTGCGTCTGCACGCTGCGTGTCGAAATTACGGGCGCATCGAATGCGGTTTCCGTCGTCGCGGCATTGATCTCTTGCGTCACCGCGAGCATGACGTACCCGTCCGCACTGATCGTGGGCCGTACAGATAAGCGCGTTCCCACATCCTTGTACTGGACGACTTGATCGCGAATCGGCGCGTCGGTCGGCAACGACCGCTGCACCTGAATGAAGGGACGCTGGCTGCCGACCAGAATCTCCGCCAACTCATTGTTGGCCGCGATGAGCACCGGCTGGCTGTGAATGCGTACCTCGCCTCGCGACGCGGCCGCCCTCAGGGTCGCGTTGATGTCGACCGTACCCGTCTGGAAGGTGAGCAGCCGCACGATGAGATCGGAGGCGGAGGCGCCTGACACCGTTCCGCCCAAGGTTCCCCCGGAGCGCCCGGGGAGTTCAGTCTGCGCCACGGCGACGTCCATCCCATAGATCAGATTCCGATCGCGCCGCACCTCGGCGATCAAGACTTCCACGAGGACCTGCAGGGGTCGAACATCGAGCTCCCGCACGGCCGCTTCGACCAACGCGAAATCTTGCCGCGTGGCTCGCACAAACAGCGCATTGCTCCGGGGGTCCGGGACAATGGTCAACTCCGCGGAGAGACTGGCCCCCCGCGCAAGGCTTCCGCCCGCGGACATCGGCGGCCCTGCACTGCTCGCAGCCACGGGCGGCAGCGAGGCGGGCGCGACGCCCGGCGGCGCGCCGCGATTCGGCGTCGCCAATGGGCGAATGCCCCCATCGTTGCCAATGCTCCGTGGCTCCGCCCCGAGTTCACCGAACGCGGATGCCCGTCCGTACAGGGCATTCACGCCGGCCGCCACGTCGGCAGCGCGGGCGTGCTTGAGGTGGATCACGAATAGCTCGATGCCTCCGCTCACGATTCCCTGCGGCGGACGCTCAGCGGCAGACGGTCCGGCAGCTCGTTGAAGCTCTCGAGTGCGCACCCGGTAGAGCCCCGCAGCAGAATCACTCTGCAGCTCGAGATTATTTGCCTCGAGCGTGCTGCGGAGCAGCGGAAGCAGCTGGGTGCGCGGGAGGGGGCGCGCCGACTCAATCGTAACGCGAACGGACGGGAGCGCACCAAAGGCGACCGGTCGGTCGAGCCAACGCGCCATCGCTTGAATGGCCGCGCGGATATCCGTATCCACAATGCGCACGGTGATCGAGTCGCCGCGCCCACGAATCAGCGAGTCGCCGTCCGCGGCTCTTCCGGCGCCGGGCGACTCGGGACGCGCAGGCGTGCCCCACACGAACGCGGCGCCGGCGAGCAGCGCGATTCGATACGGACGCTGATGCATTAGTTCCTCCAATCCGA harbors:
- a CDS encoding sigma 54-interacting transcriptional regulator, translated to MNGAVHELLGQSRAMHDVRALVQRVGPGDLPVLIEGETGVGKELVARAIHHVSRRRGPLVPFNVCAIPEAMFEATLFGHTRGAFTGAHDSSRGFLQEAHDGTAFFDEIGTLSLANQGKLLRAIEMQQFRPVGAKQDVTSRFRVVVATNIPLAQLVAEGSFRTDLGYRLAGARIAVPPLRERREDVPQLLAAFWGEYHGGPLRLEGAAHAHLQQYDWPGNVRELRLLAQRLALLADEPVLSRELVAACLLPMRPSAASPAQVRADVQTHADSAAASALVSLLERHEYDVANAAASIGIHRSTLYRRLHAAGLNVNRLGRHSRFDERPARTATAPTFSGGLDPTRFIT